AAAAATCGCAACCCATTATCAAAAGCTATGCAAACTTTACCAAAAGAGCGTCGTTACGAAACCCTGTCCTACCTTCCACCCCTGTCTGACGCTCAAATTGCGAAGCAGATCCAGTACATTTTGAGCCAAGGTTACATTCCCGCGATTGAGTTTAACGAAACTTCTGAGCCTACAGAATTATACTGGACACTGTGGAAGCTGCCTTTGTTCAATGCTAGAACCACTCAAGAAGTATTGAACGAAGTTCAAGCTTGTCGTTCTCAGTATTCCAGCAACTACATCCGTGTTGTGGGTTTTGACAACATCAAGCAGTGTCAAATTCTCAGCTTCATCGTTCACAAACCCAGCAGATACTAAAGCTGACACGCTGGAAGTAATTTGTTGATGACAAATAGGAGAGGTGGAATTATCTACCTCTCCTATTTATTACTCCCTTCCCGGTCTAAGATTACCTATATCCCAATACAGTTCAGTTAAGGAAAATTGTCGTAGGGGCACGGCACGAATAAAATTGTCATTAGAAGAAAAGATTTTGGATGCCGTGCCCCTACAGTGTATATCATTCGAGCCTAACTAAAGGGTGCGTCAGTGCGAGAAACTCAAGACATAGCCCGAAATTATTGGTACTGACGCACCTGAGTGTGGATAATTTAATTTCTGGAAGTCCCTAATATTAGCGTGGATGACACACTCCGACCTAATAATCGGCTAGATTATAATTAATCTTTCTGCCACAAAGCGCTATGCAAATCGTTTTACCTCCTGAAGTTGAGGCTATAGTACAACGCCAAGTAGCCCAAGGTAAATATGCGAACGCTCTCGAAGTTATCCTCGCTGGGGTTAAACTCTTGGAGCAGCAAGAAGATATTTACCAAGGAAGATTAAAAGAGCTTCAAGAAGCAGCGCAGATAGGATTGGAGGCGTCTTCGCGAGGTGAAGTTGTTGATGGTCCGACTGCAATGGCACAAATTCGAGCCAATTTGCGTTCTCGTTACACTTTACCAGAAGAATTGTCAGCAATTTAATTCTCTAGTTTATCAAAAATCTGGGTCTAAAACCCCGTCGTTCTAGGACGGCTTTTGGTATAATAGGCTTTGTGGGAGGGTAATCAACCACATAAAAAACCCATTTGCTACCTAACAAGTAGACGCTGCACCTTCTCCCAAAGGGAGAGGCTACGCCAAGACAACTAAATCTATGGGGTTCTACTTCGTAGTTCTAGTATCGCCTGGAAGTAGGTAAAAGATTTACAGGTACTAGACTAACAGCATTAAACTGCAAACAAATTTTGCACTATGTGCAACTATGGTCGGGCAGACCAAAAGTTAACGCTTCTCTACGAGACGCTGCGCGAAGAGGAGAGAACCACCTCTGGGTTAGATACCGCAAGGGGTCTAATCTAAGTGGACTCGTTGAATCAAGAATCCCCGTACCTTTAGGTCGGGGAGTGTCAATCTGGCTCAATCCAGAAAATTCCTAAACGCCTAAAATCTTTATCAAAAGAAACTACGGTTCCACCTGTTTGACGAGCAATTTCTGCAAGATACGCATCAACAAAATCAACATTTGCACTAGCCATAAGATTTAAGGCTGCAGTTACTTGTTGTATTTCATCTAATGCAATACCATCAGATGCAATTAAGGGTAACAAAACGTCAGTTATTTGCCTACGAGAATATTTATAAAATGAACTCAATACCCAAACGACTTCTGCAACTACAATTGGTGAAAGTCTGAGGGTTATTTCTCCTTGTTCAGCCCTTTGTATTAGTCTCAAAGCACGTTCTGCTAATTGGGGAGGTTCTCCTGTGAGAAAGCGAAGCAAAACATTAGCATCTATCCAAAAATCAGTCATTATTGTTGATTAATTATATTTTTAGCCAAAGATTCCCCAACAATTTTCCGCATTTCTTCCTTATCTGCTTCAGGTTGATTTGCTCTAAATGCACCGTAAAATTCGCTCAGTCTTTTTTTTGCAGTGGGAGCAACTTTTTGATTGCGGAGTTTAATAAATTCAATAAAATCAGCTACAAGTTGAAATTCTTCGTCGCTTAAGTGGTCTATTTCTTGTTTGATACTTTCTTTAGTTGCCATTTTTTTAGTAGTTGTGTTTTAGAATAGTTTGATATTTTAATTTTACAGCACGCAGTGTATGATTGGTAATGGGTCATTTTCTCCATAACCTATGCCCTTGTGGCTGGAGTTTTTATTTCGTCACGAACTTGTGCAATCCTGTACTTAGGAACTTCCAATAAAAAAAATATCCAATTTGTCAAGTGGATGATAGAGAATCAAAAATAATACTTAGCACACCATCACCGCGCACTCGCCAAACTCTGGCTACAGACTTGTTCAATGCAGGACTAACTCCAGGTATGACGGTAATAGTACATTCTTCTCTGAGTTCACTGGGATGGGTTTGTGGTGGTTCAGTTGCAGTGGTTCAGGCTTTGATGGATGTGATTACTCCTGATGGGACTATAGTAATGCCTACCCATTCAGGTGATTTGTCTGACCCTGCTACATGGGAAGCACCACCAGTCCCCAGTGAGTGGTGGCCGATTATCCGTGAAACTATGCCGGCTTTTGATCCAAAGGTGACTCCTACACGAGGTATGGGTCAAATTGTTGAAGCTTTCCGAACTTGGCAAAATGTAGTGCGGAGTTCTCATCCAGCGGTTTCCTTTGCAGCTTGGGGAAACCAGTCTGAAAAAATCGTCTCCCATCATTCTTTAGATAATTCTTTGGGAGAAAATTCACCCTTAGCTCGTCTCTATGATTTGAATGCTTGGGTGCTGTTATTAGGAGTTGGGTACGATAGTTGTACCAGTTTTCATTTAGCGGAGTATCGCATTGGTCAAAAAGAGCGAGTGAACAGAGGTGCGCCAATTCTAGAAAATGGACAGCGAGTCTGGAAAGTTTATACAGACATTGAGTTTGAGGATGACTGTTTTGTGGAAATAGGCGAAGCTTTGGAAAAAACTGGTGATGTCAAATTCTCTACAGTTGGTTTGGCAAAAATCAAATTATTTTCTATCATAAATGCTGTTGATTTTGCAGTTAATTGGTTGACAACTAATAATAAGTGATTAGGCATAACACAACTCACGTGTTATACCGTTTCACTTTAAGTATGATACAAATACGTTGGTAGGGGCATGGCAATGCCCATTGGTGTCAACTTAAGCCACAGATAGCTGATCGCAAGGCTTACCTACCCACCTTGGAATGAATTCCAAGGCTAATAGCTAAAGTCTACTGAAGTAGACTCAAGATTTCGCGGGGGTATTTAGTCATCTTTAGATGACTTTTGCTATTAGACTCCGAATTCATTCGGAGTCGGGACATGGATTTCGCGTTAAGTTGACACGTATGGGCAATACCGTGCCCCTACTGGCTTCTATATGTATCAGAGTTTTGGTGAAATGGTATTAGGGGCGGGGCGCAAGGCCTTGCGCCCCTACGAGTATCTGTGGTTCAAAGAAATAAAAATTGCAGTTAAGTCTACAATTGAAGGTGCGTTACGCCGAAGGCTAACGCACCCTACTGGTTACTGTGGTTAACGGATACCTTGAGTAAGGGAATATAATTCAGGTGTTATTTCAAAAGAAAGTTTCATATCTATTTATTCTCCAGCAACTACCATATTTTGATTGATTATCTGACTGCCAAAAAGCATTAAATAAATGTTTTTTTCTGCAAATCTCATTGAGCGCTATTCTTTGACAACCTTTATCATTTGATAGATAGTTACATATTTTTTGAGATTTCATATATTCAATTTCTTGGATATTACTCAGCCATATTTTTGTAAAAAATCTCATTGATTGGGCATAACTAGATTTAGATACTATTCCCAAAATCAGAGCAATAAATACAAAATTGATACTTGTTCTGGAAAGATGAAAAAATATCTTATTTAGCCTATTCATATAGACAGAATGGAAACATTAATATTTGTAACCTTATCGATTAATCGAATCTTACCCAAGAGGGCGTTGCTTATTTGCGAGATAAGTTGATGATTAAAACGATAGAAATTTGGTTTTAATTCCACAGAAATTATCTCGTGATTTGGCAACCCCCCCCAAGAGATTATCAGTTAAACGGGCGATAGTTGCTCAAAAATTACAAGAAATTGCGACAGACATCTCTTACAAAATTAACTTGTTCTTCTTGACGTAAAGCATATAAGTTATTACTTGCTCTGCCATTTCGGCAATCAATAGCAATCTTATATACACCACCAACAGTTGAAACTGTAGTTACAAATTCCCCAGCTGCTCCTCGCGTTGTTTGGAGAATTTTGTAAGTTCTCTGAACACGAATTTTCCCAGCATTCCTTTGAGCAAATCTTATCAAGTCATCAATTGAGTTAGTCAAAACTCTGGCTGCTTGTGGATATGCTGGTGTATATGCAAAAGGGCTAAGTAAAGCTAAAGACACAACAAGAACAGATGACAACTTTTTCATAATCAAGTCCTCGCAAGGGAAATTATTTAGAGTCAAGAAATTATTCAGCCGGAATACATGTCATTTCCTACAACAGAACAGAATTTAGGCAACTAGTTGATGAAATCGATGAGTAAGGCTATGTAAAGACACCCTTTGCAACGCTCAAGCCGAACTATAAACCTATTGACGTAACTAGTTATATTTGCGTAAATCTTGTTCTTGATATATACTAACTTGGTACTCAAAAACCAAAAAGCGGAAAAGGGCGGATGTTTGTAACATTGATTTAAAAAATCGACAAAAGACGGAAAAAGCAGGAAAAAGACGGCTAAAATAATTACCGTCCTCTCACATTCCTCATGATGCACATTCAGGAGATATTGCAACTGGTGGATGAAGCTATTTATTTCAAAACAGGGAACCATTTAAATGACTTGCAGCGTGGAATTATCGAGGGAACACTGAAGCGCCAAAAGTATTCTGAAATTGCTGAACAATATGATTGTACTCCAGGTCATGCCAAAGATATAGGGTACGAACTTCTGCAAATGTTATCTGATGTTTTTGGTGAATCTGTTCATAAAGGTAATCTTAAATCAGTTCTAGAACGGCAAGCAAATCTAAATATTTCTTTTGGTGATAGAAACATTAATAGTCATATAATTGGGTGTATAAATCTTGGTGATGAACAATCCATTGCCACTCCAAATAAAAGTCAGCCTGTTACTTCTAACTTGCAGCAACCTAGTCAGAATCAATCTATTCTTGAAACAATTGATAAATTACGACAATTTGGCTTAAACGATGAGCAAATTGCAGAGGCGTTAAAGTTACCCCTGGAAGTAGTTAAGCATCTGGGTGAATAGGTTAGTTTTATAAGTCCAGCATATTATCATCTTAACGCGATGCCTGGGATAGGTGTAGCGATCGCACTCTATTCTCTCTTCCTTCGTGTCCTTCTCTTCGAGACGCTTCTCTACGAGAGGCTCCGCCAATGCGAACGTGTCCTTTGCGGTTCGATATTCCATAGATTTTTTTGTCTCACGCAGAGGCGCAGAGGCGCAAAGAGGAAGGTAAGAGGGGTTTTATATCCCAACACATTCAGATTCGGTACAATATGATATCGCGATGTGTAGGGGCACGGCAATGCCGTGCCCCTACGAGTGTACCTAACTAGGGCGGGAAACACTATAATCGTTAATTATCAAGTGCGATGGCTCGCGCATATCTAAAATATAGTCAAACATAGTGCGATCGCTTACAAGTTTCTGCTTCAAAGCCTGAACGTTCAGCCTCAAAGCCTCAAGCGTCAGCCTCAAAACCGCAACGCTCTCGTTTGAAACCGCAACGTTCTCGTTTGAAACCGCAACGCTCTCGTTTGAAACCGCAACGCTCTCATTTGAAACCGCAACGTTCTCGTTTGAAACCGCAACGTTCTCGTTTGAAACCGCAACGTTCTCGTTTGAAACCGCAACGTTCTCGTTTGAAACCGCAACGTTCTCGTTTGAAACCGCAACGTTCTCGTTTCCATCCTCAACCTTAATACCTGTTGCAGCTTGGTTAAATTGGTTGAGATCAGAATTGCCTATACTAGATGCAGTAACACTCCTGTGAGGAACCTACCAATGACAGCCTCAGTAGAACAAAACGTTAACAAAGACGCCAAAATTCCGCCGTTAGAAAGCGGGGACAGACTCACCCGCTACGAATTTGAGCGCCGGTATCACGCTATGCCGGATACTAAAAAAGTAGAACTAATAGAAGGAGTCGTCTACGTGGCCTCACCATTACGTTTCAACAGTCATGGAAAACCCCATGCGAATCTTATCGGCTGGTTGTGGAATTACAAAATTGCTACTCCAGGTGTGGAGTTAGGCGATAATTCCACAGTCCGTCTGGATTTAGATAACGAACCCCAGCCTGATGTTGTGTTATTGATTGATGAACTATTGGGTGGTCAAGCACGTATCAGTAGTGATGATTATATTGAAGGCGCACCAGAATTAATTGCAGAAGTTGCAGCCAGCAGCGCCGCAAATGATTTATATGATAAGAAAAAAGTCTACCGTCGTAATGGTGTTAAAGAATATATTATCTGGCAAAGTTTAGACAATAAACTTGATTGGTTTAGCTTACACAATGGCGAATATGTGTCATTAGAACCCGATGCTGAGGGAGTAATAAAAAGTCGCGTCTTTCCCGGTTTGTGGTTAGATGTGCAGGCGTTACGCACCGGAGAAATGACGCAAGTTTTAGCAGTGCTACAAAATGGTTTAAACTCCCAAGAACATCAAGGATTTGTGCAGCAGCTATCAAACCATGCTTAAATCGCCAGGGTGGAATAATGTTAATACCTGATTTGAAAATATAGAGGTAAAAATCATGACGCAAATTACTTTAGCGGAAGCAGTTTTACATTTACCTGACTTGGTTGAAGCAGCACTTGGTGGTGAGGAAATTATCATCATCAAAGATAACCAACAAGCTGTAAAATTAAGTCCTGTATTACCAGTTAAACGCCGTCCCACATTTGGTAGCGCCAAGGGACTTGTGACAATTGCTGATGATTTTGATGAACCACTTGAAGATTTTAAGGAATATATGGAATGAGACAACTACTGGATACTCATACTTTGATTTGGTTCGTTATGGGAGATCCAAGAATCAACCTTAGTTTGCGATCGCAAATTGAAAATAATGATAATCTGTTGAGTATTGCCAGTGTTTGGGAAATGGCAATCAAGTATAGTATCGGTAAACTCACACTCGCCCCTAGCTTTAACGAATTTATAGAACAGCAAATAATTACGAATGGGATTGAATTAATGCCAATCACATTAGAGCATATTGCTGTGATCACTACACTACCCCTTCATCATCGTGACCCGTTTGACAGAATGTTGATTGCACAAGCGATAGTGGAAAATATACCTATACTGAGTGCTGATCAGATTTTTGATGCCTATCCCATTAAACGTTTATGGTGAGTAGCGTTCCTGATCTACCAAAAGATAAATGAGCAGCAAGCACCAAAAAATCCTAACATGATTTTAAGCAGTGCTAGGTAAAAATAATTTTATGAGTTACTACATCGCTCCGCGCTTTCTTGATAAACTTGCTGTTCACATCACCAAAAACTTCCTCAATCTTCCTGGTGTGCGCGTACCCTTGATTTTAGGTATTCATGGACGCAAAGGTGAGGGTAAGTCCTTTCAATGTGAGTTAGTCTTCGAGAAAATGGGTATCGAGGTGACTTTGATATCTGGTGGAGAATTGGAAAGTCCAGATGCTGGAGATCCAGCGCGGTTGATTCGCCTGCGCTATCGTGAAACTGCAGAATTAATCAAAGTACGCGGTAAAATGTGTGTGCTGATG
The Gloeotrichia echinulata CP02 DNA segment above includes these coding regions:
- a CDS encoding ribulose bisphosphate carboxylase small subunit; protein product: MQTLPKERRYETLSYLPPLSDAQIAKQIQYILSQGYIPAIEFNETSEPTELYWTLWKLPLFNARTTQEVLNEVQACRSQYSSNYIRVVGFDNIKQCQILSFIVHKPSRY
- a CDS encoding type II toxin-antitoxin system ParD family antitoxin — protein: MQIVLPPEVEAIVQRQVAQGKYANALEVILAGVKLLEQQEDIYQGRLKELQEAAQIGLEASSRGEVVDGPTAMAQIRANLRSRYTLPEELSAI
- a CDS encoding type II toxin-antitoxin system VapC family toxin, which encodes MTDFWIDANVLLRFLTGEPPQLAERALRLIQRAEQGEITLRLSPIVVAEVVWVLSSFYKYSRRQITDVLLPLIASDGIALDEIQQVTAALNLMASANVDFVDAYLAEIARQTGGTVVSFDKDFRRLGIFWIEPD
- a CDS encoding AAC(3) family N-acetyltransferase; translation: MDDRESKIILSTPSPRTRQTLATDLFNAGLTPGMTVIVHSSLSSLGWVCGGSVAVVQALMDVITPDGTIVMPTHSGDLSDPATWEAPPVPSEWWPIIRETMPAFDPKVTPTRGMGQIVEAFRTWQNVVRSSHPAVSFAAWGNQSEKIVSHHSLDNSLGENSPLARLYDLNAWVLLLGVGYDSCTSFHLAEYRIGQKERVNRGAPILENGQRVWKVYTDIEFEDDCFVEIGEALEKTGDVKFSTVGLAKIKLFSIINAVDFAVNWLTTNNK
- a CDS encoding Uma2 family endonuclease, which codes for MTASVEQNVNKDAKIPPLESGDRLTRYEFERRYHAMPDTKKVELIEGVVYVASPLRFNSHGKPHANLIGWLWNYKIATPGVELGDNSTVRLDLDNEPQPDVVLLIDELLGGQARISSDDYIEGAPELIAEVAASSAANDLYDKKKVYRRNGVKEYIIWQSLDNKLDWFSLHNGEYVSLEPDAEGVIKSRVFPGLWLDVQALRTGEMTQVLAVLQNGLNSQEHQGFVQQLSNHA
- a CDS encoding DUF2281 domain-containing protein, which translates into the protein MTQITLAEAVLHLPDLVEAALGGEEIIIIKDNQQAVKLSPVLPVKRRPTFGSAKGLVTIADDFDEPLEDFKEYME
- a CDS encoding type II toxin-antitoxin system VapC family toxin, giving the protein MRQLLDTHTLIWFVMGDPRINLSLRSQIENNDNLLSIASVWEMAIKYSIGKLTLAPSFNEFIEQQIITNGIELMPITLEHIAVITTLPLHHRDPFDRMLIAQAIVENIPILSADQIFDAYPIKRLW